GATCCTATTTAATCTgttgcaggtgtgaggaacctttttttctGTCAAATATCACATTCCCTCAGCAGTAATCTGTCAGGAGGGCCAGAGCCAGCGGTGGGCAGAAGTTaactgtggatggggccagaaTGAAAAAGTGGGTGGGTCATTTATTCTCTCACTCTGTCTCTGGTCACATACACACCATAGatttcaagcacatggcttcccccaaagaatcatgggaactgtagtttcttaagggtgctgggaattgtacctctgagtaaactacaattcccaggattctttgggggaagagctatctgctttaaatgtatagcttgaatgtgacctctctctctctgctttcctTTTTATCCCAGTTTTTTCTCCACCATGTCACCTATATGAAATTAGTCCAAGAGCCTCATTTGGCCCTTGGCCACTTGTTGCCCCACTCTGATCTCTTGATTTCCCCATGTTCTTTCCCACTGTGGGCCTATGGTTTTGAACtgattttcatatatatattttctttaaagGAGAGTCAAGACTTGGAGAGACAGAATGCTGCTTTACGCCGGGAGATCAAACAGCTGACAGATGAACTGAAACACTTCTCAGCCATGCTGAATTCCCATGAGACTCACTGCTCCATCCTCCACACGCAATCCCCAGCTCCCTCCGAAGTGCTTTATGctccactccccttcccccaGACCCACATCAGCTCCCAGTGTTTCCAGCACTGAGTTCAGTTACTAGGACTAGGGGAAAGTTTGCAGACTCCGTGCCTGGACAGAAATGCGAGCACTGATGCGCTTCACTATTATGGACAGTTTGGGGGTATTCCAATGCATATATCTGACTATGACAGACACTGCTGTGAATAAGGAGTAAAAATGTCAGTAGGATTTAACCCTTGTGCAGAAACTGGGGCTAACCTACAGAATATTTTGTTTGTGAGTTAAATGTAGAGCAAAAAGGGTGCCACTGTAGTTCTGTTGTTTGCACTGAAATTCTCATAACAGAGCCTTGTATGATATGAAAGTGTGTAAAATGTACTGTATACTGTTCTAGTGGCTCTATAACTGGTGAGCTTGGGGAGGAGAGGATAGAAGCAGGACGCATTGCACTATTTTtaataaagttttttaaaagtgtaatattttatttttaaaatctgacTTGACTGTCACTTGTATATTATGTACAGAGTAAGAAACAAGACAGGAAAAACTGGGCAAGGAAGCCGTTATAGATTATGACTGCATATTCAGGTCAAAATAAATGTTCCATTAACTACACAATTAACTATGGGGTGCATGTGGATTTAATTTTTTTGCTAAACAGCAGCTCAGGGGAGCCCAGTCAGGATTAGGACTACAGTGTGGGGGACAGGAAATGTAGCCCTCTGCCCCAGCAATGGTCCTCAGAGATTATCACCCACCCACCTAATTCTGGCTGCTTAGATGGCTAGTTGTCAGGCTCCCCACTATCACAAGAGCTTCTGTTCCTTGAATGCTAGTATGGAACCACTATTCcacttcatagattacagcagcAGGCCATACATACACCTGTGGAACAGATTACTGGTGTTGTGCTGGGGAGCTCTTGAAGATAGCTTCAATGTGGAAAAAGGGCCTGAGAAACGCTTGTTCAAACTTCTgtcagggaaggggaaagaagtGACAAGCCTATTAAATTCCTGATATGTACTTGTGGGTTTTAAGAAGCTGTTCCCATTCCGTATCCCACGGGTTTTCTCAGTGGTCTTGCTGTTCTGAGGAGGATTTGAAGCTGTAGAAATCCTGAGCTGCAACACAATTTAGTAGAACATCTACCCTGTTTTCTTCCAGGAAGATTCTTGTCTGAGAAGCTTCTATAACCAGGGAACATATTGTCCTTGTGCTGTGGAACAAAAGCCACTGATGCACAAACAACGGTTACCACCAGGGTTCTCCCCCACTGCCCCGGTTATGTCTTGTTTGTCTTGCACAGTAGACACCAAAAGCAGGGACAGgctcctccaagcctctctaactggcccttggaactctacccaggccacacctcttactgcccctgcttcacatcctccttgagtggttttgcccTTGACCTCTGACCGTTCCTCTTGCTCActtgggtggaggatagagagggatgtgtgaatgtGTTTAGAAGCTACCTTCCTGTACAAGTTTTGCATTAATtgcccactgttgcctctggccctgcccaccactggtatataGCCCCCAGAAcattgcccagatgggaatgtggcccttggctgaaaaaggggttccccatccctgccttaaagcaTGGCGACAATTGGTGTTGGAAAGCCCCATGAAATGCCCCTTGGCTGCTTTGAAATACCCATTTATAGCAGGTGGCGAACTATAAGACATTCATACAAAAACTTCTAGTGAAACGTCTTGCCTATAAATAAAAAAGCTCTCTCAGGTAGAcatcttaggaagctgccttatttggTCCATCGAGGAAAGTACTGTATACATTGACTGCCAGTTAGTGACTTTGCAGGCTTTCCCAACTTTTGAgtccccacatgttgctggactacaactctgatcagccccaggcagcatggccaattgtcaggaattatgggaactgtagttgcaGACAGCAGTCTTTCCTGGCCCTACctgaagtttatttttatttattaaaataatttatataccacttgatacCATTGTTTCTAAGCAGTGTAAGGACCGGATCTGGGTCCTCTTACattgaaagcatgtgctctaccgtgagctatggcccttcccgctATTCTGAGGTAAGTGTTCTCAGTGGAATTAGAAGCCAGAGATGAGAATTGGTAAAATGAGGCCTTATATGGCAAGCAATGGTCACTCTGAAGGAAGAATTTGTTAGGATGCCAAGGTATAAGGAGGTTAAGAATCAGGAGATCAAACTGATCTGAACTTCAAGTAAATAGAATCAAACAAGCAAGCATGTAATGGATTGTAGAACCCAGGAGAATGGACAGCATGAGAATGGAGGTGGGGGAAATGCAAGGAAAGAGCAAAACTAGATACAAAATGCAGTGGGGTACCTAGTGTATTGGACAcccagagcggatcattttttaacacccccctctatacgacaaaattattttcagtaataatcatgaaatgaaacaacaATTAGGGCCAGAAAAGAAACTGAGACAGTGAAATTTTTCTTTTACTGAACTttgtatatataatcatgccagtaaaaataataataaataaataaatattacagtataaaaaggggggaaagtaatggattaataccttttaattacattaatgtgtttttttttaaaaggggcaaAAGTTATACCTACATATTGAAAACTTTGAAGTGTGACCAGTGGGGTATGTACTTACCGACCCTCTGTCATCCCTGCATTATGGTGTGTATAGAGTTTGCTGATACATAAATATTGATGGCTAGAAGAGTGACACTTAAAGTGGCCTCCAAAGGTGCATTTATGCCCTCATAGGCACAGGAACACCAAATGTCCACATTGGTTTATATACCTGCGTGTGTGCGCACATGTACAAGTACAAAGCCCCTTGTGTCCACATCCACAGTGCCGGCACCCTGACTGAGCTGAGAAATGATCACCCAGCCCACAAACGCacctgcacaaagtttgtggtCTCTTCCCACATGCAAAAAGAGGCAGGCAAGGGTGTGTTGTCCCCGTGGCCGTGTTCAACGGAAGGTAGCTTCACGCATCCACAcatccagtggtgtcactaggggggtgcggggtgtgtggactgcaccaggtgacaccatcagaggggggtgactctcagctttaatttaaaaaaaaattaagtttctaggtggtctggttctcgagatatacataaaaacatcagccacccccgttaaatctttttttaaactactgtatagcacttcgtagctttaaccccgcccgttcaggattgcagccaatcagtgaagtgtttgtttgacctgtggcagtgtctagtaaacctcattgcaaggccagaaaatagtggttccccccccgtttatctaaaaatctcataaattgggtaagtatatatatttcagttttttcccctcttgtgtgtaggagtcagatcctgggcagtgttttgaaaaccttcccaatacttgcttttgtgggggtaaaagcattgctaatcccatatctccagagtaaatcccattgaattcaataggatttacttttgagtagacatggttatgaacgtgctgaaaatcaatgggactttggagtgaatgtaaaaaagaattgtgtttgtgttgtctttctgtccccccctcctccagtcctattttaaagcaagtaggcagggcttacttaggtattacagtttttattctgtaggaaactaatactgatttttctgcaatgaccaactggtttgacaataaactattatatgggctgtatgtatttatacatctgcagtgtgtgtgtgtagtctttccaacaaccctgtgaggtagggttggaaaccaaggcagctcacaacaagaaataaagccatttaaaatccaataaccataaagcaagaataaacagttggaaaacagcctaaagaggcatgattctgaattttgggttgggtgaatgaagtttatttatttattatttgatttatatcccacccttcctcccagtaggagcccagggcggcaaacaaaagcatcaaaacactttaaaacatcataaaaacagattttaaaatatattaagacatctttgaaaatattttttaaaagcttaattttttttttaaaagaaagaaaaggcttaaaaacatattaaaaagcaattccaacacagactcagacttggataaggtctcaacttaaaagaacaagttgaaagaacaagttccttatcacttgaggctgtagttctctgcacacttcccagtttgagtaagccccattgaatacattgggacttgcttctgagtaaacaaacatcggattgcactataaatatatttaaagattgtgtaattcataaacatatttgagagtcatgtttatataaatatttcttcatactgtgtcccaataagtatttgatttcacactatggttgtagatgattttttcctctacattttaagtgtgcccttcttcctgggggtggtcatggttctctgttgttttcatcctgaggggaggataggctgagagatggtgagtagcacatttaaggtcttttcacctccccccccttttttatttgtatttattttatatttctccaatatcttcccctggctgtttttatgtattttaaatatttttagattaaataaataggaaatcataattgtgaacctccctaaaagcaatttacctatccttacgttttggcaaagtgatggtgtggaggcatgctggtagaacaagagaccatgtttgaggcatgttataaggtgtttgaggactttgtcacacattactttttgagacctgtagattcatgttggaaagaacacgtgcacgtattgaatggtggcttgggtgctgttttttcagtctacgttGCATGCGTagtgaaggtgatacatcatctggcagctagcttcataacgggagaatgaaaaacatttggatcaccattcatttgtttacttttctcactattgagaacacttcatatattactttttcatacacagaaatgtaatctttgtataggaaaaagtattttgtaaaatgtgaagggcagtggctgcccagtcagtataaccactgtacaagatctactcagccactgtaattaccttttggttttgagtgcccttttgtctgggtcttggttcaggtgtgtatccaactttgatgtgcttatggaaggggtgtgcaagtagtgccccccccaagtgtggaggcttggacaaacattgtgttatggaaaaccaaagtctgtgtgaaagtacgtatttgggaatgccatcagtgtaatcctaaacacacttaataaataatgtcgaacttgcacgtcacaaaatatattacggtcatgtccataagcaccaggagggtagtcgcccaggggatcttagtccctctgcttttttgggagcagggtccctatgtctccaagtatcctacagtcagcatgaaaaaggagtgtgtcactgagaagagtcttctagtatgcttccttgccttttctgcagattggagccaatcagagtgaaagaaggtgagtcagccactgagaagactcttctcagttgctaatgctcttcactttcatgctgattgactcctagagatgtttgttgttgtgagaatgcattaacaaagatctcattcttaatccaggagcaaaaaagggtgtacgtggctgtaactatcatgaagggaccctgcagctctgaattttctactaaacaactgataaatacctatgtaactttgtgtctggagacttattattaagaatcactttccataattgtaaggaggtgtgtccacacgcaagcatcccaggcccctaaatgaggggagagagcagcatagggacataagcaggtgtcttattccaggggttcccaaacctttcttctacatagaccacttgaaaattgctgagagtctgaaagtatctgaaaatttactatgggcatatgcaagataattaactcccattagtaataacagcaagaatttgagctgtgcgtatgatattgtaatttaaaggtgtaattttaattttgctagttgtttatgtcactactattgccattacattcagtgatatacaggaattacgatttacgagtaacattagcacaaaaaacattactaaggattctgtatggtccgatacgggaggaggtccatgggggtgacaccatgagttaccgcaccgggtgacaccaaccctagtgatgccactgcacaCATCTGGGCATTCACCTGCCCGCACGTGTCTTCCAGCTTGCTGCCTGCTGGAGAGCCATCTTTTCCTGCCTGCCGCAGGCTCTGGAATGCACAGCggtgggagaggagggcaggcagCGCTCAGCGCCCTGCCGGTTCCAGGGAGTTCCTCCGGTGCAAAGGGGCTGACCTCTCCCCCCCAATGGCCGCCCCTTGCGCTAGAGGAAGGGAAGGACCCTATTGTTGGCCCTAATACTTATGGGGTTGTATAGGAGCCAGCAAATATAAAAAACCCACCACAACCACTTCTCTAAAAGAAACCCAATCCCTTCAAAAGAGGTTACAGGTGGCCCCTTGTTCCAGATGCACCAAGATCACCCCCAGGAACAGAGGCAGGGACATGTCTGAGAGGAAGCAGAGAACTAGATGTGCAGCCAGGCCCCTCATGTGATCTGGACTGGGGCTCTGATGACAGGCTAGGAACATGTGAAAAAGCAGTTCCTGCTATAAAGCTGTTTCGTATTTATAGGCAAAAGAGTAAGAACTTAaagaaagccctgctggatcaggccactggcctatctagtccagcatcctgttctcacagtggccaaccagatgcctatgggaagctcgcaaccaagacctgagtgcaacagcactctttgcTCCTGtactttcccagcaactggaattcagagcatgttgcctctgacaatggaggtaaaCCACAGCCATAATtgatagtagccactgatagcctgattTTGTGTTAATTTGTCTAttcttcttttaaaggcatcAAACTTAGTGGCTGTCTTGTGGGAGGTATATTGAGGGGAGCGGGGTATATTGAGGGGAGCGGGGTATATTGAGGGTGACTGACAAATCCAAATGCAGTTTTATGTTTCTACTCTCATCGGTATTTTCCAGCATAGAAACAAAAAACCCGTGTTGCGTGATAAcccaatataataataaaaaccagAAAAACTGCAAACTAAAACATATGGCACGACTTAGTTACTTTCATCCAGGATTGTGCCACTAAGAAACATGTCAACCTGCCAATGTTTaaatcaaaatattgatattatgatCCCTTCTTTAGAATATTCTGTAGCCTCAAGCACCTAATTGGAATTAACAGGAATTCTGGTCTCGTTCTCATTTTAACTAAGGTGAGCCAACATACTTCTCACATGCAGACTCAGGTCTGTAATACCACAAGGGCAGGGGAAGTGCCACAGCTCAGAGGTAGTGCATCtggtttgcctgcagaaggtccctggttcaatccctggcatctccaggtaagggtgggagagactcctgcctgaaaccctgaagagacaCTGTcagtcactgcagacagtactgagctagatagaccagtggtttgacttggtataaggcagcttcctatgagttTACACTACCTTTCACGCTGGCATTTTGCTTAAGGTGCCAATGATTTTCATTACACATTTTATTCCGGGTAGGTAAACCTGGTTAACACAAAACATGCTGCTTTCCAACATCTTGACAAATACTATAGCATAGAACTAACTGAGGCTTATGAAGGTCAGAGCTTCTGAGAAAGTAAATGGGTaacttaaatatttatttaggaAAAACAGCCAagcacacacatacgcacacaaaaattaaattagtgAAACACTAAAATGCATTCCagctagccagagcttggaaaagttacttttttgaactacaactcccatcagcccaatccagtggccatgctggctggggctgatgggagttgtagttcacaaaaagtaacttttccaagctctgcagctaGCATAGCTGTCCATCAGTGTAGTTTGGAGTACAGAAAAACCAAAATCAAGACCAGTAGTTATAAAAGTAATTTTAATTTACTTTTaattcacctcaaaaaagatattgtagagttggaaaaggttaaaaagggcaacaaagatgaccaagggaatggagcaattcCATTAACAACAACCCACCCTTCATCCTAAGgttccagagcaggttacaacagttttacacacataattaaaaacaaaaaccaacctaaacataacagaaaatagggtgggtcctaaaagtatGGAtatcaggtgttgaaggccagggtaaagaggtgcatcttcagcatttgctgaaagctGCACAATGAAGTTACCAAATGCACCTTGATgggaaaggagttccacagcttaggagctgccacagaggatgccctctcccgggccaccaccttccaaacttctgagggtggcggaattACCAAAACGGCCCCCTCTGCTGTTCTCAGCACcggagagggtctgtagggaaggaggtagtctttcagatatttgggacctagggCATTTAGGGcattaaacactaacgtgagcaccttgaactgagcccagaaaccaactatgaggaaagattgcagtatTTGAGGGtttatagtttagagaaaaggtggctaagaggtgacatgatagttcataaaattatgcacagcatgtagaaagtggatagagagaagtttttgtccctctctcataacaccagaattCATGCAATgaagctggaagattcaggacagacaaaagtttaACAAAGTActgcacttcttcacacagcacatagttaagctatagaACTTTGCTCCTAGAGGAGGCAGTAACGGCCATcaatttggacagctttaaaaggggattagacaatctcatggaggataacggtatcaatggctattagccacaatagctatgctctgcctccacgttcagagacagtatgcttctgaatactagttgctggaaatcgcaagggggagagtgctcttgtgcttgcaatcttcccatgggcatctgtttgaCCACTATGACAACAAGAAGCTAGACTAGATACgccactggccttatccagcaggctctttttatgttctttgaATCAAGCTTCTTTTCTCCATCAGAGAGAGACAGCTGTTCCTGccttcacacagccatgaaaggaGTTGTAAAATCAAAACTATCCCATCTGTGGTAGTGAGGCCTAATATGCAGCATATTCCAGCTTTGTGGAGCTACACTCTTATCCTAACtacatttacttgggagcaaATCCTACAGAGCCCAAGAGATctgcttccaagtaagcatgtacTGTATAAAATGCAGCCTTTATGTACATGCTGACATCTATTGGCCTTAAGGAGAACTGCAGTAGTAATGTTTCAGAGGGTTAACTTTTTTAACagtacaattctatacatgttgACTTAGAAGTCAGTCACACTAAGCTCATTCAGGctcactcccaagtaaatgtgcatttcTGATTCAGCATACTCAGATCAGATAACAGTTACTCATCTTATGGCAGACTATGATAATTGGGTGATGACTAATTCTTTATCGCTCAAAGATCAGTGTTGAACTTTTTCGCTTGCTGACATGTCCAACTTCGCAGCCATTAGAAGGAGATTTTGATTTGTGAAATTTGCTTTTAGTTTTAATTTATCAGATTTCACAATAAAAAAGCACTCCaccaaaaaaaaagtgtgtgtgtgtggtggtgatggcacaAAGCAGACTGTCATAGCTATGTAGGGTCCCATCTCACATATTGTGCATGGCAGCAGACAAGCTTTGCCCCTCCTCTGCAATACACACTGGAAGTCCAGCCCAACAAGTGTAGAAACCAGACTTCttgtactgacctttgaggggcacagttttacaCAAATTAGtatttttaacccttggaaaaaatgcaactaaaataaatttagcagtttcaagttttgtgcttttcattttttctacaagacatctgtatttgaaaattgaagttagcaatttgggTGTGTgcgcaagtagttagccttgcctaggacGCAAAATAACCTGGTACCGGCACTGGCTGTCACTCAAACCCAAGGGGTGACAGTGCCCTTTA
This DNA window, taken from Rhineura floridana isolate rRhiFlo1 chromosome 2, rRhiFlo1.hap2, whole genome shotgun sequence, encodes the following:
- the BATF gene encoding basic leucine zipper transcriptional factor ATF-like, with the protein product MPHSSDSSDSSSFSQSSSSSKQESSDDMRKVQRREKNRIAAQKSRQKQTMKADTLHMESQDLERQNAALRREIKQLTDELKHFSAMLNSHETHCSILHTQSPAPSEVLYAPLPFPQTHISSQCFQH